In Shouchella patagoniensis, the following are encoded in one genomic region:
- a CDS encoding AraC family transcriptional regulator, which translates to MSLLEKMLMLTEEEKETLQYRQVMQARYTSKQSFIIEANKFLAPGSEIMIRKHTRFIDFPKHRHDYIELNYVYNGSLKQTIGDRDIHLKKGELVVLNQHIEHQIDACNTEDIVINFIIQPSFFNYIFSFLNVEGPFYSFLVDSVHGGSGFGQFLYFRCAEEESIQTLLQQILEEIMNPDVFSQATIKLYVGMLIIELTKKANTLEGGHEVSLQNQWMREVLFYIHEEYKQATLYELSERLNQPHYLLSKLIKKRTGKTFKSILQEKRLDIAREMLVQSDLPVSVIAEEIGYDNFSYFYQIFKRKFNQTPLAYRKAQNSQK; encoded by the coding sequence ATGTCATTGCTTGAAAAAATGTTGATGCTTACTGAGGAAGAGAAGGAAACACTTCAATATCGGCAAGTAATGCAAGCTCGCTATACATCAAAACAAAGTTTTATCATAGAAGCAAACAAATTTCTTGCACCTGGTTCAGAAATCATGATCCGCAAACATACACGGTTCATCGATTTTCCAAAACATCGGCATGATTATATTGAACTGAATTATGTTTACAATGGAAGTTTAAAGCAAACGATTGGTGATCGAGATATTCACTTAAAAAAAGGTGAGTTGGTTGTATTAAATCAACATATTGAGCATCAAATTGACGCTTGTAACACAGAAGATATTGTTATTAATTTTATTATTCAACCATCTTTCTTTAATTATATATTCTCTTTCCTAAATGTCGAAGGACCATTTTATTCGTTCCTTGTTGATAGTGTTCATGGTGGGAGTGGGTTTGGTCAGTTTCTCTACTTTAGATGTGCTGAAGAAGAATCAATCCAAACACTTCTTCAGCAAATTCTGGAGGAAATTATGAACCCAGATGTTTTTTCTCAAGCAACTATTAAACTTTATGTAGGAATGTTAATTATTGAATTAACAAAGAAAGCGAATACATTAGAAGGTGGGCATGAAGTTAGTTTACAAAACCAATGGATGAGGGAAGTGTTATTTTATATCCATGAAGAATATAAACAGGCAACACTTTATGAGCTATCCGAGCGATTAAATCAACCTCATTATTTACTTAGTAAACTGATAAAAAAGCGAACTGGAAAAACATTTAAATCGATTTTACAAGAGAAAAGGCTTGATATAGCAAGGGAAATGCTTGTTCAGTCAGATTTACCTGTTTCTGTCATAGCAGAGGAAATCGGTTATGATAACTTTAGTTATTTCTACCAGATTTTCAAGAGAAAATTTAATCAGACTCCACTTGCTTATCGAAAAGCACAGAACTCCCAGAAATAA
- the rhaB gene encoding rhamnulokinase produces MNGYRLAVDIGASSGRVMAGRTDGDELDLIEVHRFRNSATLKAGHYCWDVDYLFNEIKYGIKTSCEMGFKPVSIGINTWAVDFVLLDEQDNRLTEAVSYRDARTDGIMEEVINTYGKAALYERTGIAFQPFNTLYQLLALKKLHPKTLAKAKSFLMVPDYLHFLLTGIKTNEYTNATTTQLVNAFSKRWDEDLIAGMGLPVKLFHDLKLPGTNIGPIKAELQRELGVKLDVIIPATHDTASAIVAVPEWQTSLYISSGTWSLIGIENPFPICITKAMDDNFTNEGGINYRFRFLKNIMGLWMIQEVQRLLPEKWTYADLAVASKKTNDISTVDVDQRRFLKPDHMIEEIQAACRETGQEVPTTAGELAKCIYVSLVASYEKAIKQIEQTVERRYEKIHIIGGGSQNGQLNQMLANRTNKTVIAGPSEATAIGNFLMQCISCGEIPSLEAGRALVKNSFKVMEYKPQRSDHAYANKI; encoded by the coding sequence ATGAATGGATATCGGTTAGCTGTAGATATAGGCGCATCAAGTGGAAGGGTCATGGCTGGTAGAACAGATGGGGATGAACTCGATTTAATAGAAGTACATCGGTTTCGGAACAGTGCAACGCTAAAAGCCGGTCATTACTGTTGGGACGTTGATTATCTCTTTAACGAGATAAAATATGGCATTAAAACAAGTTGTGAAATGGGTTTTAAACCAGTCAGCATTGGAATCAATACGTGGGCTGTTGATTTTGTCTTGTTGGATGAACAAGATAATCGATTGACTGAAGCGGTGTCTTATAGAGATGCGCGAACCGATGGAATCATGGAAGAAGTAATAAACACGTATGGAAAAGCAGCTCTCTACGAACGGACAGGAATTGCTTTTCAGCCTTTTAATACATTGTATCAATTACTCGCATTAAAGAAGTTGCATCCCAAAACACTTGCTAAAGCAAAGTCGTTTCTTATGGTTCCGGATTATTTGCACTTTTTACTAACTGGGATTAAAACAAATGAATATACAAATGCAACAACGACACAATTGGTGAATGCTTTTTCGAAACGATGGGATGAAGATCTTATTGCTGGAATGGGTTTGCCGGTGAAGTTGTTTCATGACTTAAAACTTCCAGGAACGAACATAGGACCGATAAAAGCAGAGTTACAAAGAGAATTAGGAGTTAAGCTTGATGTTATCATTCCTGCTACACATGACACGGCCTCGGCAATTGTTGCAGTACCAGAATGGCAAACATCGTTGTATATTAGTTCCGGTACATGGTCGTTAATTGGAATTGAGAATCCTTTCCCTATTTGTATTACGAAGGCAATGGATGATAATTTCACAAATGAAGGCGGTATCAATTATCGTTTTCGCTTTTTGAAAAATATCATGGGGCTGTGGATGATACAGGAAGTTCAGCGTCTTCTTCCTGAAAAATGGACGTATGCCGATTTGGCAGTAGCAAGTAAAAAAACAAATGATATTAGTACTGTTGATGTGGATCAACGGAGATTTTTAAAACCAGATCATATGATTGAGGAAATTCAAGCTGCTTGTCGTGAAACAGGGCAGGAAGTTCCTACGACAGCTGGCGAGTTAGCAAAATGCATTTATGTCAGCTTAGTTGCAAGTTATGAAAAAGCAATTAAGCAAATTGAGCAAACGGTTGAACGTAGATATGAAAAAATTCATATTATTGGCGGTGGGTCTCAAAATGGGCAATTAAACCAAATGCTAGCAAATCGTACGAATAAGACTGTCATTGCAGGACCAAGTGAAGCAACTGCTATCGGGAATTTCCTTATGCAATGCATCTCATGTGGTGAAATCCCTTCTCTTGAAGCTGGGAGAGCACTAGTCAAAAATTCATTTAAAGTAATGGAATATAAACCGCAGAGGAGCGATCACGCGTATGCAAACAAGATATGA
- the rhaA gene encoding L-rhamnose isomerase, whose translation MQTRYESAKEQYERLGVDVEAAFKKISEVPISVHCWQGDDLRGTETIQNELSGGIDVTGNHPGRARNGDEIRADLEKALSLIPGQHRVNLHAMYAETDGVVVERDEIKPMHFEKWVSWAKKVGVGLDFNPTIFGHPKADDGLTLAHPDEDVRTFWINHCKASREVAAYFAKELGTPSLVNIWVPDGYKDTPSDRLTPRRRLKESLDAIYEVDYDQSLVIDAVESKLFGIGSEAFVVGSHEFYINYANQSGKLCLLDTGHFHPTEMVSNKLSAMLLFNDQLALHVSRPVRWDSDHVVTFDDELREIAIELVRNNALDRVNIGLDFFDASINRVAAWAIGTRNMTKALLNAALMPHAHMRQLQEEGDFTSRLALQEQLKMYPFGDMWDEYCKRQGVLVENEWLDDVKAYEQNVQLKRKGTKTIQQ comes from the coding sequence ATGCAAACAAGATATGAAAGTGCAAAAGAGCAGTATGAGCGTTTAGGTGTTGATGTAGAAGCAGCATTCAAAAAAATTAGTGAAGTTCCAATCTCCGTCCATTGTTGGCAAGGGGATGATTTACGAGGAACGGAAACGATTCAAAATGAATTGTCAGGTGGTATCGACGTAACAGGGAATCACCCAGGACGAGCACGTAATGGGGATGAGATCCGTGCTGACCTTGAAAAAGCGTTAAGCCTGATTCCAGGTCAGCATCGCGTTAATTTACATGCAATGTATGCAGAAACAGACGGTGTTGTAGTTGAGCGCGATGAGATTAAGCCAATGCATTTCGAAAAATGGGTTTCGTGGGCAAAGAAAGTAGGAGTCGGACTTGATTTTAACCCAACTATTTTTGGGCATCCAAAAGCAGATGATGGGTTAACGCTTGCTCATCCAGATGAAGACGTTCGTACTTTCTGGATTAACCATTGCAAAGCGAGTAGGGAGGTTGCTGCTTATTTTGCGAAAGAACTGGGCACCCCTTCACTAGTAAACATTTGGGTACCAGATGGATATAAGGACACACCAAGTGACCGCTTAACACCAAGGCGTCGATTAAAAGAATCGCTTGATGCCATTTATGAAGTTGATTATGATCAATCGCTTGTTATAGATGCGGTAGAAAGTAAGTTGTTTGGAATCGGGTCAGAAGCATTTGTTGTAGGCTCACATGAGTTTTATATAAATTATGCGAACCAAAGTGGAAAACTGTGCTTGCTTGATACGGGGCATTTTCATCCGACAGAAATGGTCTCAAATAAATTATCTGCTATGTTGCTATTTAATGATCAGTTGGCATTACATGTTTCACGCCCTGTTCGCTGGGACAGTGATCACGTTGTTACATTTGATGATGAGTTACGGGAAATTGCAATTGAACTTGTACGTAATAATGCGCTAGATCGTGTCAATATTGGGCTGGATTTCTTTGATGCGAGTATTAATCGTGTTGCAGCATGGGCAATTGGCACACGGAATATGACAAAAGCATTATTAAACGCTGCTTTAATGCCCCACGCTCATATGAGGCAATTGCAAGAAGAGGGCGATTTCACCTCTCGCTTAGCCTTACAAGAGCAGTTAAAAATGTACCCTTTTGGTGATATGTGGGATGAATATTGCAAACGGCAAGGGGTCTTAGTAGAAAATGAATGGTTAGATGATGTAAAGGCATATGAGCAAAATGTACAGCTTAAACGTAAAGGCACAAAAACCATTCAGCAATAG
- a CDS encoding bifunctional aldolase/short-chain dehydrogenase has product MRNKMVKHLWNEEEAKKVDSGLGELVYRSNLIGSDRAVCNWGGGNTSMKTIEVDFRGEEVKVMWVKGSGSDLATMGATNFTALRLDDVLPLLNKEEMSDEDMVSYLSHCMINHSHPRASIETLLHAFLPFKHVDHTHPDAIISLCCADNGRELAEQLFGDRFVWVPYIRPGFTLSKMIAEGVAANPKAELVLMEKHGLVVWGETAKESYDRTISVINEAEQFIAKKRDDTHVFGGEKYKALSKQTRESLLAEIMPVIRGAVSYEGKQMILTYDDAVATLEFVNSQKGNTLSQVGAACPDHLVHTKRVPLFIEWKPAENDLEGLVEAIRKSVSEYQKEYIAYFERNHKDGDEMFEPSPRVLLIPGIGMINTGKSLTNAKVSGALYTRAISVMRGTTALGSFVSLNESESYEIEYWPLELYKLSLAPKEAEFSRKVAFVTGGAGGIGSETCRQFASLGAHVVLADLNLEGAEKVAAEINKTFGSGRALALKMDVTSEEAIKHAFAEAARTFGGVDVIVNNAGLATSSAFDETTLKEWQLNMDVLGTGYFLVAREAFSQMKAQGCGGSMVFIGSKNSVYAGKNVSAYSAVKAMEAHLARCIAAEGGEYGIRVNTVLPDAVLQGSAIWDSAWREERAAAYGIKPEELDDHYKKRTTLGVHIFPSDIAEAILFFASSKAEKTTGCMLTVDGGVPAAFTR; this is encoded by the coding sequence GTGAGAAATAAAATGGTCAAACATTTATGGAATGAAGAAGAAGCAAAAAAAGTGGATTCGGGTCTTGGCGAGCTCGTATATCGGTCTAATTTGATTGGTAGCGACCGCGCTGTTTGTAACTGGGGTGGCGGGAATACGTCTATGAAAACAATAGAAGTTGATTTTCGGGGCGAAGAAGTTAAAGTGATGTGGGTGAAAGGTAGTGGCTCCGACTTGGCAACAATGGGGGCTACGAATTTCACTGCTTTACGTCTTGATGATGTGTTGCCGCTTTTAAACAAAGAAGAAATGAGCGATGAAGATATGGTTTCCTATTTAAGCCATTGCATGATTAATCACTCACATCCACGTGCATCGATTGAAACCCTTTTGCATGCATTTCTTCCATTTAAGCACGTTGATCATACCCATCCAGATGCAATTATTAGCCTTTGTTGTGCAGATAATGGTCGTGAATTGGCGGAACAATTATTTGGTGATCGTTTTGTCTGGGTACCTTACATTCGCCCTGGCTTTACGCTCTCAAAAATGATTGCAGAAGGTGTTGCGGCTAATCCAAAAGCAGAATTAGTACTTATGGAGAAGCATGGGCTTGTTGTTTGGGGAGAGACAGCAAAAGAAAGTTATGACCGGACCATTTCAGTCATTAACGAGGCTGAGCAATTTATTGCAAAGAAACGTGATGACACGCACGTCTTCGGAGGAGAGAAGTATAAAGCTCTTTCAAAGCAGACACGTGAATCATTGCTGGCAGAAATCATGCCGGTTATTCGTGGAGCTGTATCTTATGAAGGAAAGCAAATGATTCTAACTTATGATGATGCAGTTGCCACTCTTGAATTCGTAAATAGTCAGAAAGGAAATACCCTCTCTCAAGTTGGCGCAGCTTGCCCAGATCATCTTGTTCATACGAAAAGAGTACCTTTATTTATTGAGTGGAAGCCAGCAGAAAATGACTTAGAAGGTCTTGTGGAAGCCATTAGAAAGAGTGTATCTGAATATCAAAAAGAATACATTGCATATTTTGAGCGCAACCATAAAGACGGAGATGAGATGTTTGAACCGTCGCCACGAGTATTACTAATACCAGGTATTGGGATGATTAACACTGGAAAATCACTTACGAATGCAAAAGTAAGTGGAGCGTTATATACTCGTGCAATTTCAGTAATGCGAGGCACAACTGCATTAGGCTCATTTGTTTCATTAAATGAGTCAGAGTCTTATGAAATCGAATATTGGCCACTGGAATTATATAAATTATCACTTGCACCTAAGGAAGCCGAATTCTCCCGTAAAGTTGCATTTGTCACAGGGGGGGCTGGTGGAATTGGCAGTGAAACATGTCGTCAGTTTGCGAGTCTCGGTGCTCATGTTGTTCTAGCTGATTTAAATCTTGAAGGAGCAGAGAAAGTAGCAGCTGAAATAAATAAGACATTTGGTTCAGGTCGGGCATTAGCTCTAAAAATGGATGTAACGAGTGAAGAAGCGATTAAACATGCTTTTGCAGAAGCTGCGCGCACTTTTGGTGGAGTAGACGTGATCGTTAACAATGCAGGGTTAGCTACATCTAGCGCTTTTGATGAGACAACTTTAAAAGAATGGCAGCTAAATATGGATGTGCTTGGTACAGGTTATTTCCTAGTTGCTAGAGAAGCATTTTCACAAATGAAGGCACAAGGTTGTGGTGGAAGTATGGTCTTTATTGGGTCCAAAAACTCCGTTTATGCAGGGAAAAACGTTTCTGCTTATAGTGCGGTTAAAGCAATGGAAGCTCACCTTGCTCGGTGCATCGCTGCTGAAGGCGGCGAGTATGGCATTCGAGTTAATACGGTATTGCCAGATGCTGTTTTACAAGGGTCAGCGATTTGGGATTCGGCTTGGCGTGAAGAGCGAGCTGCTGCATATGGTATTAAGCCGGAAGAACTTGATGATCATTATAAAAAAAGGACAACTTTGGGCGTTCATATTTTTCCTTCAGATATTGCAGAAGCGATTCTTTTCTTTGCTTCATCAAAAGCTGAAAAAACAACGGGATGTATGTTAACCGTTGATGGTGGTGTACCAGCCGCGTTTACACGATAG
- the rhaM gene encoding L-rhamnose mutarotase, giving the protein MIRKASVMRVYKDQCKEYKKRHDQLWPEMEEMLKMHGVSEYSIFLLEETGQLFAYLRVEDEEVYARVSSTEICRKWWAYMEPLMETNEDKSPVSIDLKEVFYLA; this is encoded by the coding sequence TTGATACGTAAGGCTAGTGTTATGAGAGTTTATAAGGACCAATGTAAGGAGTACAAGAAACGCCACGATCAATTATGGCCAGAAATGGAAGAGATGTTAAAGATGCATGGCGTAAGTGAGTACTCCATTTTTTTACTGGAGGAAACGGGTCAGTTGTTTGCATACTTGCGTGTTGAAGATGAGGAAGTATATGCGCGCGTTTCCAGCACTGAAATTTGTCGGAAATGGTGGGCGTATATGGAACCGCTAATGGAAACGAATGAAGATAAAAGCCCTGTATCAATTGATTTGAAAGAAGTGTTTTATTTAGCTTAA
- a CDS encoding MFS transporter: MATKNKGMKATITVAMSNYLEAGAIVAGAGGLTLWVEYLQLTDIWVGLLGALSANGFGAAIGALLGGYFVDRYGRKFIYKYDLLLYMAGMLFIIFAFNFPMLLVGYIVVGIAVGALIPAAWTYIAEEAPPKERAARVGWSQFAWSIGPAITLFLSVALAPLGLLGSRLIFAQLFIVAIITWVLQQQINESTIWEEEQRKEKAIRAAGKHVQKGSMKDLFTVKANLKALVFLIGIYLFWNLVAGTMGYFMPYIYETVGGLTAAQANLLQGVLWTFTVISTYVVFIKLGDNVNRKLLFGIGSIMGIVAWVILTFGGMGIVELILFVTLWGIAAGFGAQAFYALFASELFHTKYRAQAQGFMFFAVRIGVGLISLVVPAMISGIGFQAAGIIMIVFLVISLVIGVTMAPETRGRSLESIQDERYVKSA, from the coding sequence ATGGCAACTAAAAACAAAGGCATGAAGGCGACAATAACAGTCGCTATGTCTAATTATCTAGAAGCAGGTGCAATTGTTGCTGGCGCTGGTGGTTTAACATTATGGGTTGAATATCTACAGCTTACTGATATATGGGTTGGCTTGCTTGGGGCTTTAAGTGCCAATGGTTTTGGCGCTGCAATTGGTGCTTTGTTAGGTGGATACTTTGTTGACAGGTATGGAAGGAAATTTATTTATAAATATGATTTATTGCTTTATATGGCAGGGATGCTCTTCATTATATTTGCGTTTAACTTTCCAATGCTACTTGTTGGATATATCGTTGTCGGAATTGCTGTAGGTGCGCTTATTCCAGCTGCGTGGACCTATATTGCAGAGGAAGCACCACCAAAAGAACGAGCCGCAAGAGTCGGTTGGAGTCAGTTTGCTTGGTCCATCGGTCCTGCAATTACTTTATTTTTATCAGTTGCATTAGCACCACTTGGCTTGCTTGGTAGTCGTCTCATTTTTGCCCAGCTGTTTATTGTTGCCATTATTACGTGGGTACTACAGCAACAAATTAATGAATCTACAATTTGGGAAGAAGAGCAACGAAAGGAAAAAGCAATTCGTGCGGCCGGAAAACATGTACAAAAAGGTTCAATGAAAGACTTATTTACTGTGAAAGCAAACTTGAAAGCGCTTGTTTTTTTGATTGGGATCTATCTCTTTTGGAATCTCGTGGCAGGAACAATGGGTTATTTCATGCCATACATTTATGAGACGGTTGGTGGTTTAACCGCAGCGCAAGCAAACCTTCTTCAAGGAGTTCTGTGGACATTTACCGTCATATCAACATATGTTGTCTTTATTAAACTTGGTGATAATGTAAATCGTAAGCTTTTGTTTGGTATTGGGAGCATTATGGGAATTGTTGCATGGGTGATCTTAACCTTTGGTGGAATGGGCATCGTTGAACTAATCTTGTTTGTCACCCTTTGGGGTATTGCGGCTGGGTTTGGAGCGCAAGCTTTTTATGCCTTGTTTGCAAGCGAATTATTTCACACAAAATATCGTGCACAAGCACAAGGGTTTATGTTCTTTGCTGTACGTATTGGCGTTGGTTTAATTTCATTAGTAGTACCAGCTATGATTTCTGGCATCGGATTTCAAGCAGCCGGAATTATCATGATTGTTTTCCTCGTTATTAGTTTGGTTATTGGTGTGACAATGGCGCCTGAAACACGTGGACGTTCACTCGAGTCCATTCAAGATGAGCGGTATGTAAAAAGTGCATAG
- a CDS encoding APC family permease has protein sequence MSTKSLKRTLSIWQVSALGLAWNTPMIYFSTFGVSYKSTNGQLLITYTLAFIAIMFTGMSYAYLAKKIPVSGSAYTFAKVAIHPNAGFIVGWIVLLNYLFAPIIACITFGVFLSAQFPTIPSFVWIIALIILLAAIAIKGIGASANLSALFVVIQLLFIGGFAGFLLYKLFLGGNLSLATTFATPLLQLDNPFHVLMLGASIVVFSFLGFDTITTLSEETKNPTKTIPRAIYLILIIVGTFHLTSSFVIQSSFPLLSFVQADAAALELMFSVGGGILQLTFIIVLAMAIFTQGLASITAVSRLMFVMGRDGLLPKRMFAFIDPTYKTPTFNILLASCVSLLSLLLTVESAVRFVNFGALTSFLFVNLCVIILSWKNRVKRTLFLTYIAPTFGATIMFALVSMLDVTTLKVGLTWIAFGFVYLLYLTNVFQQPLAAWKPSST, from the coding sequence ATGTCTACTAAATCATTAAAACGCACACTCTCTATCTGGCAAGTCTCTGCACTTGGATTAGCATGGAACACACCTATGATTTATTTTTCCACATTTGGAGTTTCCTACAAAAGTACAAATGGCCAGCTTTTGATTACATACACACTTGCTTTCATTGCCATCATGTTCACCGGAATGAGCTACGCCTATTTAGCAAAAAAAATCCCTGTATCTGGTTCTGCATACACCTTTGCTAAAGTAGCAATACATCCAAACGCAGGCTTTATTGTTGGTTGGATTGTGCTACTCAATTACTTATTTGCGCCGATAATCGCTTGTATAACGTTTGGTGTATTTTTGTCTGCACAATTTCCCACAATCCCGTCTTTTGTGTGGATTATTGCCTTGATCATATTACTAGCTGCTATTGCCATTAAAGGGATTGGTGCATCAGCCAATCTAAGTGCCCTATTTGTTGTGATTCAGCTACTTTTTATCGGGGGATTTGCTGGCTTTTTGCTTTATAAGCTTTTTCTAGGGGGAAACCTCTCGTTAGCAACTACCTTTGCGACACCGCTTTTACAGCTAGATAATCCATTTCACGTACTCATGCTTGGCGCATCTATTGTTGTCTTTTCCTTTCTTGGCTTTGATACAATTACGACCTTATCAGAAGAAACCAAAAACCCAACCAAAACAATCCCACGTGCCATTTATCTCATTCTTATTATAGTGGGAACATTTCATCTCACTTCTTCTTTTGTCATACAAAGCTCTTTCCCTCTCCTTTCATTTGTCCAAGCAGATGCTGCTGCACTTGAATTAATGTTCTCGGTGGGTGGAGGGATATTGCAACTGACCTTCATTATTGTTCTGGCCATGGCCATTTTCACTCAGGGTCTTGCCTCTATTACTGCTGTCTCACGCCTTATGTTTGTTATGGGTCGTGATGGCTTATTGCCGAAGCGTATGTTTGCTTTCATCGATCCAACCTATAAAACACCGACCTTCAATATCTTACTTGCAAGTTGTGTATCCCTACTTTCCCTATTATTGACAGTAGAATCAGCGGTTCGATTTGTGAACTTTGGTGCTTTAACGTCTTTCTTATTTGTTAACCTCTGTGTCATTATTCTATCTTGGAAAAACAGGGTCAAACGTACGCTTTTTTTAACATATATCGCTCCTACATTTGGAGCAACAATCATGTTTGCTCTCGTGTCAATGCTTGATGTAACTACTCTTAAAGTCGGGTTAACTTGGATCGCATTTGGGTTTGTATACTTACTTTATTTAACAAATGTCTTTCAACAACCACTTGCCGCTTGGAAACCGTCATCCACTTAA
- a CDS encoding urea amidolyase associated protein UAAP1, translating to MKWRHTLQAGGKWSGTIRKGSLIKLTTNGSGGNLAFMLFHATQKEERYSMPDTLKAQNTSKLTKGNVLMSDNGRVMASIVEDTVGWHDPVSSYITRKQTDKKYGETSFQEHSNEWHRSGEENFAIELIRQGLELRDMGPVVNVFSKVDYQTTGAMAFSTNHSKEGDYIVLRTEMDLLLLCSNTPHPLNPSKIYPSKFIHIEVSDAPPVAKNDRCVNHCEENKRAFENTWMFELLTEKSENLVLK from the coding sequence GTGAAGTGGCGACATACATTACAAGCTGGCGGAAAGTGGTCAGGAACGATTCGAAAAGGGAGCTTGATAAAACTAACAACAAATGGCTCAGGAGGTAATCTCGCTTTTATGCTGTTTCACGCAACACAAAAAGAAGAGCGCTATAGCATGCCTGACACGCTAAAGGCACAGAACACGTCCAAGCTCACAAAGGGAAACGTATTGATGAGCGATAATGGGCGAGTGATGGCAAGCATCGTGGAAGATACGGTAGGATGGCATGATCCTGTTAGCTCCTACATCACCCGTAAACAAACGGATAAAAAATATGGTGAAACAAGTTTTCAAGAGCATTCAAATGAATGGCACCGAAGCGGTGAAGAAAATTTTGCAATAGAACTAATCCGTCAAGGTCTTGAACTAAGAGATATGGGACCAGTTGTAAATGTATTTTCAAAGGTTGATTATCAAACGACTGGTGCGATGGCTTTTAGTACAAATCATAGCAAAGAGGGAGATTACATTGTTTTACGGACGGAAATGGACCTTCTATTACTATGTTCAAACACGCCACATCCGTTAAATCCAAGCAAGATATATCCGAGTAAATTCATTCACATTGAAGTGTCAGATGCACCACCTGTGGCAAAGAATGATCGTTGTGTAAATCATTGCGAGGAAAACAAGCGGGCCTTTGAAAATACATGGATGTTTGAATTGTTAACAGAGAAGAGTGAAAACCTCGTATTAAAATAA
- a CDS encoding urea amidolyase associated protein UAAP2 — protein sequence MTTMQLTRSDRNPQTAFYDKTLPAGIGWMHDLKKGQAFRIVDLSGNQAADTLLYDTKNPNDHYSAARTITEQKNLYLTTGSMLMAESGKPLVKLTADTVGRHDTLGGACSSQSNTVRYAHERAAMHNCRDTFMLELAKRGEGYAKRDLAPNINFFMNVPVTSEGGLSFADGISSPGAYVEMVAETDTTVLISNCPQLNNPCSGFNPTPIRLLIWNK from the coding sequence ATGACAACAATGCAATTAACCAGAAGCGATCGTAATCCTCAAACAGCTTTTTACGATAAGACGTTACCGGCAGGAATTGGGTGGATGCATGATTTGAAGAAGGGACAGGCTTTTCGAATCGTTGATTTATCAGGAAATCAAGCAGCTGATACGCTTTTATATGATACAAAAAATCCGAATGATCACTATAGTGCAGCAAGAACGATAACGGAACAAAAAAACCTGTATTTAACAACTGGAAGTATGTTGATGGCAGAGTCAGGTAAACCACTTGTGAAACTGACTGCTGATACGGTTGGACGTCATGACACGCTTGGTGGTGCTTGTTCTTCCCAGAGCAATACGGTTCGTTACGCACATGAACGAGCAGCGATGCACAATTGCCGTGATACGTTTATGTTAGAACTTGCAAAAAGAGGTGAGGGATATGCAAAACGGGATTTAGCACCTAATATAAATTTCTTTATGAATGTTCCAGTTACTTCAGAAGGTGGGCTTTCATTTGCAGATGGTATTTCGAGTCCTGGGGCGTATGTGGAAATGGTGGCTGAAACCGATACAACAGTGCTTATTTCTAATTGTCCCCAATTAAATAACCCGTGTTCAGGTTTTAATCCTACACCAATTCGCTTGTTAATCTGGAATAAATAA